A genomic segment from Leptolyngbya boryana PCC 6306 encodes:
- a CDS encoding DUF4870 domain-containing protein, translating to MQSIGQQKLLSALCHGSIFFSATLVSIGIPIAILLITDDWVIKDNAREALNFHINLYAYGILAGLLAATVIGIPIAMVIGIGLLICSWLFPILAIVKVIERPEQPYRYPFILRLL from the coding sequence ATGCAATCCATCGGACAACAAAAACTTCTCTCCGCACTGTGTCACGGATCAATTTTCTTTAGTGCCACCCTCGTTTCCATCGGGATTCCTATCGCAATTTTGCTGATCACGGACGACTGGGTCATTAAAGACAATGCCCGTGAAGCACTGAATTTTCATATCAATTTATACGCATATGGGATTTTAGCAGGCTTGCTCGCTGCCACCGTTATTGGTATCCCGATTGCGATGGTTATCGGCATTGGACTTTTGATCTGTAGTTGGCTGTTTCCGATTTTGGCGATCGTCAAGGTGATTGAGCGACCTGAACAACCGTATAGATATCCATTTATCTTGAGACTGCTGTAA